A region from the Achromobacter seleniivolatilans genome encodes:
- a CDS encoding exodeoxyribonuclease III — MLRITSINLNGIRSAFRKGLQPWMEKHAADVLCLQEIKIADGDLTDDLRHPPGYTGHFHHAVKKGYSGVGIYLRDAAERVNIGLDCEEFDPEGRIIRADWKNLSVVSAYLPSGSSGEERQQAKYRFLDRFGPWIDALMHEHKTTGREFIICGDWNIAHKEIDLKNWKGNLKNSGFLPEERAWLTDVFDKRGFVDVFRTIDDRPDQYTWWSNRGQAWAKNVGWRIDYQIATPGIAARARNVAIYKDERFSDHAPLTIDYDATL, encoded by the coding sequence TTGCTGCGCATCACGTCGATCAATCTCAACGGCATCCGGTCCGCCTTTCGCAAGGGCCTGCAACCCTGGATGGAAAAACACGCCGCGGACGTACTTTGCCTTCAGGAAATCAAAATTGCTGATGGCGACCTGACCGACGACTTGCGCCATCCGCCAGGCTATACCGGACACTTCCACCATGCGGTCAAGAAGGGATACAGCGGCGTGGGCATCTACCTGCGTGACGCTGCGGAACGCGTGAACATCGGTCTGGACTGCGAAGAATTCGACCCTGAAGGCCGCATCATCCGCGCCGACTGGAAGAACCTGTCGGTTGTCAGCGCCTACCTGCCTTCCGGCTCCAGCGGCGAGGAGCGCCAGCAAGCCAAATATCGTTTCCTGGACCGCTTTGGCCCTTGGATCGATGCGCTGATGCATGAGCACAAAACGACCGGCCGCGAATTCATCATCTGCGGCGATTGGAACATCGCGCACAAAGAGATCGACCTGAAGAACTGGAAGGGCAACCTGAAAAATTCAGGCTTTCTGCCTGAAGAACGGGCGTGGCTGACAGACGTGTTCGACAAGCGCGGATTCGTGGACGTGTTCCGCACCATCGACGACCGGCCGGATCAGTACACCTGGTGGAGCAACCGCGGCCAGGCCTGGGCCAAGAACGTCGGGTGGCGGATCGACTACCAGATCGCTACCCCTGGCATTGCAGCGCGGGCACGCAACGTCGCCATCTACAAAGACGAACGCTTTTCTGACCATGCACCGCTGACGATCGATTACGACGCCACGCTCTGA